A genomic stretch from Helianthus annuus cultivar XRQ/B chromosome 1, HanXRQr2.0-SUNRISE, whole genome shotgun sequence includes:
- the LOC110866926 gene encoding uncharacterized protein LOC110866926, giving the protein MSIRRLLARGPTAATLMRRSLGSRRCQHTAVGDHEDDEMAKGTFDKHAKVEVSFYLDGFEASELKTLLPLVHRHLRAAGARQAVLNHLEALGSGCEEAMIGYDANVTLEGYENSEVETLDAACAAHIFAPVERPKNVHLLVDEVTVKRST; this is encoded by the exons ATGAGTATACGCAGGTTACTGGCCAGGGGACCGACCGCCGCTACT CTAATGAGGAGGAGCCTAGGGTCGAGAAGGTGTCAACATACGGCAGTCGGCGATCATGAAGACGACGAGATGGCGAAGGGAACTTTTGATAAACACGCTAAGGTTGAGGTAAGTTTTTATCTGGATGGCTTTGAAGCTTCTGAGTTAAAAACTCTACTTCCCTTGGTGCATCGACATTTACGTGCTGCTGGTGCGAGGCAAGCCGTGCTTAATCATCTTGAGGCGCTTGGATCTGGGTGTGAAGAAGCTATGATTGGTTATGACGCTAAT GTTACTTTAGAAGGTTATGAAAATTCGGAGGTGGAAACTCTAGATGCTGCTTGTGCGGCACATATATTTGCTCCTGTTGAAAGGCCAAAGAATGTACACCTCTTGGTTGATGAGGTTACCGTGAAGAGGAGTACATAG